One Vigna unguiculata cultivar IT97K-499-35 chromosome 11, ASM411807v1, whole genome shotgun sequence DNA window includes the following coding sequences:
- the LOC114168461 gene encoding tocopherol O-methyltransferase, chloroplastic-like — protein sequence MAVEQHEKEKEKLQKGIAEFYDESSTIWENIWGDHMHHGFYDPDSTVSVSDHRAAQIRMIEESLRFASLSEERTKWPKRIVDVGCGIGGSSRYLAQKFGATSVGITLSSVQAQRANSLAAAQGLAHKVSFHVADALQQPFPDGQFDLVWSMESGEHMPDKTKFVGELARVAAPGGTIIIVTWCHRDLGPDEQSLKPWEQDLLKKICDAFYLPAWCSASDYINLLKSLSLQDIKSEDWSPFVAPFWPAVIRSALTWNGLTSLLRSGVKTIKGALAMPLMIKGYKKGLIKFVIITCRKPR from the exons ATGGCAGTGGAACAGCacgagaaggagaaggagaaacTGCAGAAGGGAATCGCTGAGTTCTACGACGAGTCCTCTACCATATGGGAGAACATTTGGGGCGACCACATGCACCATGGCTTCTACGACCCGGATTCCACCGTTTCGGTTTCGGATCATCGCGCTGCTCAGATCCGAATGATCGAAGAGTCGCTTCGTTTTGCTTCGCTTTCTG AGGAACGTACGAAATGGCCGAAGAGAATAGTTGATGTTGGGTGTGGCATAGGGGGCAGTTCCAGATACTTGGCCCAGAAATTTGGGGCAACCAGCGTTGGCATCACTCTCAGTTCCGTTCAAGCTCAAAGAGCTAATTCTCTTGCTGCAGCTCAAGGATTGGCTCACAAG GTTTCTTTTCACGTCGCTGACGCTCTGCAGCAACCATTCCCTGATGGACAGTTTGATCTGGTGTGGTCCATGGAGAGTGGAGAGCATATGCCTGACAAAACTAag TTTGTTGGAGAGTTGGCTCGGGTAGCAGCACCAGGTGGCACCATAATAATAGTAACATGGTGCCACAGGGATCTTGGCCCTGACGAACAATCCCTAAAACCATGGGAGCAAGATCTGTTGAAGAAGATTTGTGATGCGTTTTATCTTCCAGCCTGGTGCTCAGCTTCTGATTATATCAATTTGCTTAAATCACTGTCACTTCAG gaTATCAAGTCAGAAGATTGGTCTCCATTTGTTGCTCCATTTTGGCCAGCAGTGATACGTTCTGCGTTAACATGGAATGGCCTCACTTCACTTTTGCGCAGTG GAGTGAAAACCATTAAAGGAGCTTTGGCTATGCCATTGATGATAAAAGGATACAAGAAGGGTTTGATTAAGTTTGTGATCATTACATGTAGAAAGCCTCGATAA